The Balaenoptera ricei isolate mBalRic1 chromosome X, mBalRic1.hap2, whole genome shotgun sequence region AACACTGCCCCTACCTCAGAAACTACTAGCCATTAATAAAATCTGATACGTTTACAAACAAGGGATTTTTATTGTAAACTTTTCTTACCTATGGAAATTGTCATCAGTTTTCCAAAAGTGCTTGGTAATTAAACAAGTTTCCATGGATCAGTTTAAGCAGGGGACATTCTCACTGTTAGCCCGAGGCAAAGCCCCTACTCCCAGGCTCATAACTTCATGACATAGTCCCGTCACTCCTGGGCGTCCATGAAAGAGCTACACACAACTAGAAGCTCAatatgaaatttgaatttaaattgaaGTTGCTCCCCAGGTCCTCAGAGGACCTCAGGGGAAGGTGAGGAAATGGAACAAGTACCCCCTCTCTGTCCAGCGTAGGCATGGGCTGGGACAAGACTCTGACCCTGGGCAAACCTTCCTAGGTGTTGTGGGTTGAAGGAGGAGATTTCATGGCTGAATCCCACCGCTCGCCCTTCTTCTCTTCCAGGCTTTCCACTGTGAAAGCTGTATGCACACAGAACGATTAGAACAGCAAGCAAAGTGTCATTTATTAATAAAAGCTTGATTCGAGAATTCAGCATACACTTGGTAACCTCTCCtccactctttctctctttctgttgtAGGTTTCTCTGGTTTAACAAATGATTGGAAAACACAACTTAAGCTACTCCTTCTCCTCTGAATCTGAGAAGCTAAGGTCTTCAGAACAAATATGGCCTGTGCCAATCATCCAGAGCAGGTGGACCCAACAATATAGTCACAGATGCATATCACTTTTCACTGTGATGACCGTGCTCCCTGGTACCCTAATGATTGATCTCAATCAGATTAGCAGCTCTTAAGCAGGAAGATCTAAGAAAGAGGTCTATCAAACaccgaaggaaaaaaaaaaaaaaaaacaccggAATCGTAGGTGAAAAAATTTGCTCTCTGCCATGGACCAAGAGTGAAGTGTGGAGAGAGGGTTAAAAATGTTCCCTTTCCCTAATATGAGAGAGAGTACACTTGCTGTTCCACACATGTCTGTTGGGGAGGGGTTGATTTTGATGCTGCCTGCCTCTCAGGTTGCCATGGTAATGACAGAGTGAGGAGAAAGTGACAGCAGAAACAGAAATTCAGTGCCACTCAGAGATCCAGTGCTCCAGGAGGAAGTAACAAGATTCCCCTCATAGGAGAAGCAAGCTTGCCAGGGTTTCCAAGTAACATAGGGCCCGAGGAGGAGGTCTTTGGGCTCAATGATTTGTTATCCCAGTAGGGCTtgtgctgctgccagtgtctcagAATGAGAGGAGCCCAGCCTCTGGTACTGACACTCAGGCATGCATTCTCTACCCCCCAGAGTCATGTCAAATGACACCGACCGCTATTACCATACTGCTTCCCTTAGTGCCTGCAAACAGGTGCTGCCATCGGGACCCACGCGGATGACACACATCAACACCTCCCAATCTTTGTACTGACTCAGGGCAGAGTTGCCCTTCTGAGCCCCTGATGGTTCTGTCCAACCTGAGATGAGTGGCTAAATCAAGTTGGCTGTGAGTACAGGACAGCAGTTAATTTCTCAGCAGTGCCCGCAGCTTGGCTGGGGAGATAATGTTCATCTCTCCTCAAACCTGTCATCTGACATTTAATTGTATTATTGGCATGTGTTGGAGATGTGGCTGTCTTGGGTCACCAGTCCTAGTAACTTGCTGTCATTTCTTTTAGGAAAATAACATAGTTTGACAGTTTATTGGAGATACAGCCCTGGCCTCGGTAGAAGCAGGAAACCTGTTGTCAGAGTGCAGTGATGTGGCTTCCAAACAATAAAGCTGTATCCTGGGTTATAGACGCGTCCCATTTAGCCGGAGCTCAGGGCCCTGGACGACTGCAAGCGTTGGTGGAAAAACCCTGGACTCAACATAAGATTCGGGGGTCCAGTCTTGGCTCCTGTACTGACTTGCCGTGCAACCCTGAGCCAATCACTTCTCTTCCCATCATATTCAATTTTCTCGTTGAAAAATGGGAATATCTCATGGGGAGTAGTAAGAGACTCAAATGAGATCATGGAAGTCAAGCTGCTCTGAAGTGCAGAAAGAGCCCAGCCTGTGTGTAAAGCAAGCTTACTAACATTCACAGGATAGTGAAGGGCAAAGATGTACAGTCCGAGGCACTTGAAAGTATCCCTGGAGAAAAGCAAGTGTCTTAGCCCACGTCTTGCCCACAAGCCTTAGGTAAGTGTTGACAGCGCTTCCCTCGGGGCAAGACAGCAGGCTTGGAGGCACCAGGGGCCTAATAGAGCTAGATAAGGAAGTCaagaggagtcaaagatgtatttACTGAAATGACAGCAtgtgtcaaaaaaagaaaatgattacatatatgcacacattagatatatgtatacacacaccccacacacagatATATTATCTCATATCTGTAATGTGCCAAGTACTCTGCTAAGTCTTTTACatgtattgtctcatttaatccttacaattacCCTGTTAAAttagtattattatcatccctatcttatagatgaaggaactgaggcttacAGACTAATTTGCTATTTTGGCCATCATCATTTAGCTAGCAAAGAACCAGTATTTGAAACCCAGGTGTAgtgtgactccagagcctgttCCTATAACCACCGGGCACTAAATTGCCAGCCATAGAATCTTCCGGGTGCGTGGGCCCCCTGATCCCTTGCGCGGTGCTGTCGGTCCAGGCTCAGGTTAGAGCTCAACCACTAGGGGGCGCTGCCTCCCCTGCTGTTAATGGACAGCGGTTGAATTGCTTAGGGACTTGTGGGAGCTGGCCGTTCTCTCCCAGGGATGGAAGACTTCTGGAAGAACCGAGAGCCCGACTCCAGGTTGTTCATGGATTCTCCCTCAACCCCTTTTAATTCACATTTGGCCCCAAGCCCCAGACGTCCCCAGTGATGGGGCTAGAAATGCCTTTGCATGACAGTTTATGTGCTTCTCTTCCATGTAGGCCACAGGAGACCAGGCGAGCTGCCTGCCCTTATGAGACTCTCAAGGGGGATGAGTAGAAAGGTAGGAGGAGCCAAGTGGTTAAGAGCCAGCACTCTGTAGCTGCACAGTCCCGGGTCTCCCCCAGCTTCCCCACTTCCTGACCTCTCTgaggtcacttcacctctctgagcccccatTTCCTATCTGTAAGCATGAGGGTAGCACACCCACCCTGCTGGCGTTTGATGAGCCTTGTTCGGGATAAAGCATGTGCGGTGCCGAACTCGGTTCCTGGCGCATCTCGGGAGAGCTGGGCCGTTGGTAGTTTCTCCTTCTGGGCCCAGACCCTTCAGCCAGAAGGAAGCTCACCCAGCCAGGGCCGGGCCCACACAGAGGCTGCACAGCGCTGAGGGGCGGGAACAGAAGTCCCTCATCCGCCTCTGGCCTCTGGTAGCCCTGTGCCCCAAAGAGCCCAGGCTGCGTGAGaggctgccactgcccagcaggaGGCCCCCAGATATCCCTCCCTCGGTGACACCTTTCAGTGGCCCTCAGCTCTTCCTGGCCCAGAATTGTTCCTAATGTCTGAGTCACTTCCCTCCAGCTGGAATTGAAACCTtttctctcctgccctcccacaAATTTAATCCTTCACCAAGCCCTGTAGATTCCAACTCCTGAAAGCACTGGGGCTCTGGAGTGAGACAGAGTTGAATACTGGTCTTGCTGCTTATCACTGGTGTAACCTGGGCAAATGCTGTAATCTCTCAAATCTTGGCTCAGCCACTGATTCATGGTGCGACCTCGAGCAGATTCCTTTACCTCTCCggacctcagtttgctcatccataaaatggggataataatagtacttatgtctcagggttgttgtaaggattaaatgaggtgataacgtaaagtgcctggcacttagaagGGGCCATGCTCCTAGCAACCTCCACGCAAACACACAAACCCAGGAACAGAAACCTAACtcttagttttctcattcataaagGGGCATAATAACGGTGTCGCTCTCCGAGGACTGTTGCGATTATAGTACTGTAGGAGATCATGGGGGTAATGTGAGCAGCAAATGCCTGGCAGAGGGTGTGGCTACCACTTCCTGAGGACTCGCTCTTTGCCAGGTTTTCTACCTGGGTTTGTGTGCTTGCCTGGAGGTTGCTACAGGACTTGCCAGCTGGGGAGTAAACCCAAAACATAGTAACCAACACCAGGCCCCCGATAGGTCCAATCAGTGAACTCAGGCCACCTAACAACTTTGTTCGGGAGGATTCACCACGATTTTACAGCAGGGGCCTGGGGCGGAGAGGAGACAAACTGCCCACTAGATAACCACACAGGTACAGTCcgcggggaggggagagaggagggggttgGTAACAACCactggggtcggggagggggcTTTCCTTGcccagagaaagaggagaaaataggCAACTCTTTTAATGAGcatgtgcagtgtgtgtgtgtgtgtgtgtgtgtgtgtatgttataaTCAGGGACGACAGAGACGGAAGTGAGAGGGTTGAGAGCACAGAGCTGACCTTGACACCTGAGGGGAGTGGGCCTATGGAGAGAACCAACAGTGGCAGGTATTTGAACCCAGATACATCtgtctccaaagcccatgctaTTAATCATTACAATattaatgcctggcacagagtaggtgctcaataaatatttgtttaatgaaggaATTTATACTGCTGcctctttctggaaagttttctctctccatctctacctgggcccatccttcaaggcccagctcaaatgAAGTCTCACACTCAACCGATTTGCCCTCTTTCGGTTGCTATGGGTTGGGGGAAACGGGAGGCAGCAGTGCTGGGATGAGGAAGTATGGGGCACTAGGATGGGCCAGCTAGGGTGGAGCCAGAGGAAGGACTcagttttgcaaagatttttttttcccctgagtttGTGCACTGGATCTGAAGTTGCTACAAGGACTGGATACACCCATAACAAGGTAACTCACACTGGGCTCTGATTAGTCAGAACGGTGAATTCCAATCACTTAGCAACCATGTCTGGGGAAGAGGATTGGAAGCCATTTCAGGGCAGGGGACTGGGAGGAAAATGAGACAAAATGGCTGCCACTGAGCAAAGGCACATGCGCAgtatgggggaggaggggggaagtcAGAGGAGCTCTTTCTGAGTTAAGAATTACTGCTCCAAGGGTTTTAGGGTGTTTAAGCCACTGGGGATTTAGGGATTTGTAATTCTATGCTATATAATACCCTAAAACCAAGGATATTGGGATTCCAAGGATTTTAAACCTCTACTACCTATGGTACAAGGACTCGAGCAATTTCTGAGATATGAAATgctcaaatgaaatgaaatgctgGGAGCTTAGGACCCAAAACAAGGATTTTAAACGGAACACTGGACATGTGGACATGTTAAAATACTAATCCCCCTTTGACTAAAAAATCAATCTTGGTTTAACCCTTAGGTTAGTGGTTTCCAAATAGTCTTCCTCACAATCTAGGGATCTCTGAAGGTGCCTGACAGAAAGGGGGTGgagagagttcttttttttttttttaatctacatttagttaattctttctttctttctttctttatttttggctgtgtttggtcttcgtctccgtgcaagggctttctccagttgcagcgaacgggggccactcttcatcgcggtgcgcgggcctctcaccatcgcggcctctcttgttgcggagcacaggctccagacgcataggctcagtagttgtggctcacaggcttagttgctccgcggcatgtgggatcttcccagaccagggctcgaacccgtgtcccctgcattggcaagcagagtcccaaccactgcaccaccagggaagcccgagagttcGTTTTTACATAGAGAGGACACCAAggtaggaattctttttttttttattttttaaatttatttttattttatacatattagtgcatatatgtcaatcccaatctcccaattcatcccaccccccaaggTAGGAATTCTGTGTTTCTCAATGTGGCTCCCGCCAGGGCAGCTCCATCTTTATTTGGTTGGTATGTTGGCTTTCTGCATTCAATTCAAAAGAAGGGTGTTCCTGCTGAAGCACAAAAAATAAGTTGAAGCCACATTTggcctctgtttcttttttttgtttgtttaatggggGACAAACACTACAAAGATGCTGTGACTGGTAAACCATCAAATGGCGCCAAGGATCTCAGGTGGAGATGACCGATAAATCAGTCGTTAGTTGAACAAAACAGTCATTAGCTGACTCTAGCCTACTACTACAACTACGATTACTATGAATACTACCACTTATTATTTgcttttactatgtgccaggagttGTGCTAAttactttgcatatattatctcactgaatccttacaacaaccctgaGAAGAAGCATCATgactttccccattttacagatgaggagactggggTTCAAAGtggataagtaacttgcccaaggtcatacagctagcacATGGTAAATTCCACTTTACCTACAAGCAGAAACAGAATGGCCTAAAGGAATTAAAGTGATCAAAGGTCAACTGCCTGGCAGCCTTAATTAAGGAACAAGGTTAAATTCTGACCAATAGGTGGCACCAGTGCGTGAGTTTGGTGGCCTGTTTAAGGCTGTGTCCAattcagggaagtcccagtgaggGCTCAGAACTGTAGCAGGCTGTCTTAagctgagagaggagagaaagggagatgaCCAGCGTTTCGCTCCTGAATCAGATAATGCTGCCCTGTCCTGTTTGTAGCTCAGCAAAGATATGGGAAGCCAGCAAGTGGGGGGACAGAGCTCGTTCTACCAAGAACTGCTTTAGGAAGACCTGAGAATCTTTTTCCTTCAACATTTCCTGGGCACCTCCcttgtgccaggcagtgtgctgtGCAAAGAAGTCATGTGGGCATATCAAACACAGTCCCATATTACTGCACAGAAAGAGAGGTAGATGCTATGGTAGACGAGGTACTGAATGATGGGGGCACCCAGCCTGGGCTTGGGGGTCTGGGGAGGCTTCTCACAGGAGACGTGTCTGAGCTAGTCCTGTTGGATGCATGGGAGCTTATCAGATACAAAAGTGGAaaagcattccagacagaggatTAAAGCCACAGAGGGATTAGAAAGCATGACACATTCAAAGACAGGCAGCGTGAGCTTCGAGTGTTGAGCTATGAGTCTGAAGAGACAGGCAAGAACCAGGCAATTGAACGGCCTAGAATATCAAGTTGAGGACTTGATTTGTGAATGTCTGAGTAGAGAAGCTATGGATTCTCAAGAGgacctgtgatttaaaaaaaaaaaaaagtccaactgTTGGTGAGGCAATGAAAAGCCATGATAGGGCTTTAAGCAGGGGGCACAACATGGTCTGATCTGGTGGCCAGTGTAGAGGATGAATTGCAGAGGGAAAATGAAGACTgattggggcaggggtgggcctGAGGGCCTGAGCTGTGGCAGATACAAAGGGACTTGAGAAGGTAAAATTGATAGGACTTAGTAGCCTCCCAAGGCCCCTCCCCACATGCACAGGCTCATAACCAAGGCTGCACCTCTCAcctcttctcccacccccagccctgcttccGACTTTTAAGCTGCCCTCTGGGGGCCTTTTTGTTCCCTTTCCAAGCTGTCTTTGAGGTTTAATCAAGCCTGATTGCACAAGTTGACGAAGAGGGCCTGGCCCCATGTTGGGCCTCCCGCGGTACATTCCCATGAAGAAAGATCTGTCAACTGACCGCAGGTAGAGCAATGAAGTGGCCTTGAGCTGCTCTCTGACCCTCTCCCCATGGGTTCACAACGTGGGCAGAGTTCAGTTAAGAAATCAGTCCAGTTCCAGGAAAAAAGGTAAACATCatctagtttatttttctcctgattcATCTCATGCCAACACATAGACCCCAGTAGATAACGGCCAAAAGGGGGAAGGTCCCCAAAGCAAGTTGATTTTTTAGAtgtccccttcccttcctgcaAGGTCCATCAGAAAGGCACCCCAGCTGTGCTTGGATCTGGTGTTGGTATCGTATCCGTGGAGGTGAAGCCAGAAGTCAGGCTTTCCATGGGGAGACAGGAGTATGTGGCCACGTAGAAGGCTGGGGAGTCAAAAAGCCCTGAAGAGTGACAGTTCCCCTCTGCGTGGCCATGCTCTGTCCTCATCTGCTCCCTGGGGGCTTCAGAAAGCAAGTCTTCCTTCCCCTAGACTTCCTAGGACCCTCTCACTGGCAACACAACAGCAGCCCAATGAGATGCCAGAGGCCTGGGCTCGCAGGCCTGTTGGGTGTAGCCAGGGTGAGCCGGTGACTTGAGGACCCAACTTTCAATCCAGAGAGCTGTGCCTGGAGATTCCTGGCTAATCGATGCCCTGAAGCCTTGCCAGGCATACCGAACCCCAATTAGACTCTGACTGGCTCAGTTGGGACAGGTCAGGAGCAGGGAGGGACGAGGAGCTGAGGCCCCGTGCGGTGCTGGCCCTGGTGCCTTCACACACCCTTCTGGCCCTTTTTCAtctgccccctccttctcctcgtcctcctcttcctcgtcctcctcctcctcgctggCTGAGTCCTCATAGAGGTTGATGGTTGCCTGGACAGGGAAGTTCTGCAATAAAATCTCCCCATCACTGTACAGGTAGTCAAAGGAACGGGATTTAGGCCAGAAGAGCCTGTGGACAGAGAAGAAACACGGCCCCCACTTAGGGCGCATATGTGCAGAGGGGTCAGTAGGGCCAAGAAGGAAACCAGCCCATAAACTCCTTCTACCTGCAGTAATGGGGtgagagggaaaagaagaaagggtgCTTTGTAACAGAACCTTCTGGATTGTTACAAAGTGGCTCCAGACAGGAAGGTCCATAGCTCAGAGCTGTGGGGAGCCCCAGCCCCGGCATGTATCAGTCCTGACACTGAGCCCACCGCCCACCTCCGAAGGCCTCCAGCCAAGCATTCTCTAGCCCTGTGTCCTCCGTTTCCTACTAAGGCTTTCTTCACTGACCCCTCCATAGGGGCTTAGGGGTCATTGACAATGACCCCAGGGAAGGCAACCTTGGCcaagtcccttaacctctctgggcttctgtttcctgGTCTATGAAATAGTGATCGTAGCAgtgcctccctcctcctgcctcacagggctgttgcgAGGATTTAAAGGGCGAATGGATCTATGTCAAGTTCCGAGCCTGGTGCCAGAAGCTTACCTGACAGGGTGATGGAACTCAGAGTCAACCTTGGTGACCTCGGCACCTGTTGCCCCACCGGCAGCCTGTCCAAAGCAAAAGCTAGCATGTGGCTCAAAGTGCATGGCCAGATAACTGCCTCTTCCGTATCAGGGGTCAGCAACCTGTA contains the following coding sequences:
- the RIPPLY1 gene encoding protein ripply1 is translated as MDPVARAPAPASAPALAQGPLVLPGLGNPSPLLSSGQEVDRSERGACPWRPWLSATNDFPRQAAGGATGAEVTKVDSEFHHPVRLFWPKSRSFDYLYSDGEILLQNFPVQATINLYEDSASEEEEDEEEEDEEKEGADEKGPEGCVKAPGPAPHGASAPRPSLLLTCPN